Proteins from one Candidatus Eisenbacteria bacterium genomic window:
- a CDS encoding twin-arginine translocase TatA/TatE family subunit — MPNIGFNELLIILVIVLLLFGAKRLPDVGKALGRGIREFKKATREIESEIKDEDKKDVQ, encoded by the coding sequence ATGCCGAACATCGGGTTCAACGAACTTCTAATAATTCTCGTGATAGTACTTCTGCTTTTCGGCGCAAAACGGCTTCCTGACGTTGGAAAAGCGCTCGGAAGAGGAATAAGGGAGTTCAAGAAAGCCACAAGAGAAATCGAGAGTGAGATAAAGGACGAAGACAAGAAAGACGTTCAGTAA
- a CDS encoding LytR C-terminal domain-containing protein: MRGKRGGGNRATGILTLLSLLAVVAFVVSVGARVVNRYEPGFTELKDIRVQVLNGSGEEGAASRTAELLTEAGYSVTEVKNADRYDYKGILIVDRTGDRKKANDVARFLGVEDVILQRSVSDLEDVLVIVGKKR; encoded by the coding sequence GTGCGAGGAAAAAGAGGGGGCGGAAATAGGGCAACGGGAATATTGACCTTGCTTTCGCTCCTGGCTGTGGTAGCCTTTGTTGTATCGGTGGGAGCAAGGGTGGTGAATCGCTACGAGCCGGGATTCACTGAACTCAAAGACATCAGAGTCCAGGTGTTGAACGGCAGTGGAGAAGAAGGAGCGGCATCGAGGACTGCCGAGCTGCTTACCGAGGCGGGCTACTCGGTGACCGAAGTCAAGAACGCCGACAGATACGACTATAAAGGGATTCTGATTGTGGACAGAACGGGTGACAGAAAGAAAGCAAATGACGTGGCAAGATTCCTGGGAGTCGAAGATGTCATACTCCAGAGGTCTGTTTCCGACCTTGAGGATGTCTTGGTGATCGTCGGTAAAAAACGGTAG
- a CDS encoding SurA N-terminal domain-containing protein: protein MLGTMRRNTKIILWITVIAFVGLIFLGWGLDFRLGGGPQTGIAGKINGEAIAFAEYQRAIQASFENFKKQNEADITEADRYMLTEQAWQQIIEQTLISQQVKKWKIRVTDDEVLFAIRRNPPPLLTQNPAFQTNGQFDVEKYKRALDDPQLDWRPIEEYVRATLPAQVLQELVVSTVKVSGAEIKDYFRNTQEKVAISYMLFEAIPLSASEENVTGQEIEKYYKAHTNDFMVGDEVELGFVKIEKKPSKEDEAEVRRRMESVLDELKAGTDFAQLAESYSEAPSARNGGQIGLAQVEGFSPAVIKTLETLKVGQVSGIFEDRRGLKLIRLEERKVEGGKQKVTIREIAMNVQPSEETLSKARDLAWEAHDQKNGKLKEFADSQKLTFERTGHFEEGKFIPKLLLREEAPKFAFNSAASVGEISQPYERSDSWYVLELMSKTKAHVRPLSEVQEDVRRAVITGRRKLAAEKKAYDLARRLGEGWSLEAGARDAGLQVIKIGAFNRSGYVEGVFLPPELTAAAFALDKGAAGGPVVTDRGSYIFKVDDTIPIDEQSFLSQKENLMGELMSGKQREVYARWLDDLKKSAKIKDFRLEAGRPGKAFGVF, encoded by the coding sequence ATGCTCGGAACAATGAGACGAAACACAAAGATAATCCTTTGGATAACCGTGATCGCTTTTGTCGGCCTCATCTTCCTCGGGTGGGGACTCGATTTCCGTCTTGGCGGCGGACCTCAGACAGGGATTGCCGGCAAGATAAACGGAGAGGCAATAGCCTTTGCCGAATATCAGAGGGCCATCCAGGCGTCATTTGAGAATTTCAAGAAGCAGAATGAGGCGGACATTACAGAGGCGGACAGATACATGCTGACGGAACAGGCGTGGCAGCAGATTATCGAACAGACTCTTATCAGTCAGCAGGTCAAGAAGTGGAAGATAAGAGTGACAGATGACGAAGTTCTTTTTGCCATCAGACGAAACCCGCCTCCGCTGCTTACCCAGAATCCCGCGTTCCAGACAAACGGGCAGTTCGATGTCGAGAAGTACAAGAGGGCGCTTGATGATCCTCAACTTGACTGGAGACCCATCGAGGAATACGTCAGAGCCACGCTTCCTGCGCAGGTTCTCCAGGAGCTTGTGGTGAGCACCGTCAAGGTTTCGGGTGCCGAGATCAAGGACTATTTCAGAAACACTCAGGAGAAGGTGGCCATAAGCTATATGCTCTTCGAGGCAATTCCTTTATCAGCATCCGAGGAGAATGTTACGGGGCAGGAGATAGAGAAGTACTACAAAGCTCACACAAACGATTTCATGGTTGGCGATGAAGTCGAGCTTGGGTTCGTGAAGATCGAGAAGAAACCTTCAAAAGAAGATGAGGCTGAAGTCAGGCGAAGGATGGAATCCGTACTCGATGAGCTGAAGGCCGGGACCGATTTTGCTCAGCTTGCCGAGAGCTATTCTGAAGCGCCATCGGCGAGAAATGGGGGGCAGATAGGGCTGGCTCAAGTGGAAGGGTTTTCCCCTGCGGTTATCAAGACGCTGGAGACACTCAAGGTCGGGCAGGTCTCGGGAATCTTCGAGGACAGAAGAGGACTGAAGCTCATAAGGCTGGAAGAAAGAAAAGTGGAAGGCGGCAAGCAGAAGGTCACGATTAGAGAGATCGCAATGAACGTACAGCCAAGCGAGGAGACTCTTTCAAAGGCGAGAGACCTCGCGTGGGAGGCGCACGATCAGAAGAACGGCAAATTGAAAGAGTTTGCAGACTCACAGAAACTGACCTTTGAGAGGACGGGACATTTTGAAGAAGGCAAGTTCATCCCCAAGCTTTTGCTGAGAGAGGAGGCGCCCAAGTTCGCTTTCAATAGCGCCGCGAGCGTCGGGGAAATCAGCCAGCCATACGAAAGGAGCGATAGCTGGTACGTGCTTGAGCTCATGTCCAAGACGAAGGCCCACGTGAGGCCTCTTTCGGAAGTGCAGGAAGACGTGAGAAGAGCGGTAATCACCGGGAGAAGAAAGCTGGCGGCAGAGAAGAAGGCTTACGACTTGGCCAGGAGGCTGGGCGAGGGCTGGAGTCTGGAAGCCGGGGCAAGAGACGCCGGACTTCAAGTAATAAAGATCGGCGCATTCAATCGCAGTGGATATGTCGAAGGAGTTTTCCTTCCGCCTGAGTTGACTGCCGCTGCCTTTGCGCTTGACAAGGGAGCAGCCGGAGGCCCCGTTGTCACCGACAGAGGCTCCTACATATTCAAAGTGGATGACACAATTCCCATCGACGAGCAGAGTTTCCTCTCTCAGAAAGAGAATTTGATGGGCGAGCTAATGTCCGGAAAGCAAAGAGAGGTATATGCCAGGTGGCTTGATGATCTGAAGAAATCTGCAAAAATAAAAGATTTCAGACTGGAGGCCGGAAGACCGGGCAAGGCCTTCGGTGTCTTCTGA
- a CDS encoding tetratricopeptide repeat protein translates to MRSAICFFCLFLVLQLCPSRADSLTPEAIREADDALASGHPASSYELIRGYVPHANDAEETAGTYFMMGKILRRLNRNVDAGYAFHRAGIVSFPSSSRESAIFESALSWFRAGQYEKTISELQTLGRLFPKSSLTGEALFWQGEANYRLGRLAEAEDCYKKAANKVSGETASYAFYGIARCLVETARIDEGIETFQRLLESSPPDSLRRFAVFELGVLNYYQGRNEESKKWFELVLTGNESAETAARAHLFLGELALKAKAPGEASYHLKKSLEGETDQTLRNWALYDLGWAALSSDEPGEAISYLGQLDSNSLTQEMRKASLYTLAVCYSGLHRYADAISTLKELLSDKTKGKWNELGYFTLACNYLLVGELSRSVQALNTLRKNYPDSELKSQAEFLTGDVLYKEKRYSEAIEAYKRRVYSQKEFLRDGALLKIGFANFRLRNFLGARDSWRELLQEFPRSEYADETSFWLAEAEFRLGSYGESLKLFDGIHRRNPSGDRAFEALYGAAWSSYQMRDFRQALWSFKKALDDYPSSGKRDDIQFRIANCYYSLRDRDKAVEAYELLIRQYPESKFADEALLYVGISYYRDERFDDAIRTFLKFSLREKSGPLKHDASFWTAESYSRKGEYDSAAVLFKKLSETPLVPDSLAATARLRLADALFNAGKASQAEPIYREVIRGKGPLEVMEAAYYGLIRSLEALGYKDESRRVSGELSEKFPASSKGAEFLLKSGEADMRAGNYQGALLSLEKVAKTTPSQDVFFRTLLLIGKSNFALGMYDKALESHDKALSSDDKYIKSSAHLGAGLTYHKMGNPGRAVSEFEQSIAFAPNSEAGINARFNMGKAYLELGDTVKAENTWQEFLLNWRRETELTGEINFWLGLIHRAKRDYETALENFSKAVQNLASERGAEAQYWKGQCCFDLKDFRKAIVEYRKVSELFPGYALWGVAARFKVGECYEELGMWKEAKDEYALIARDAKDGTSIQDARERVKWIEEKQK, encoded by the coding sequence TTGCGTTCTGCAATTTGCTTTTTCTGCCTCTTTCTTGTCCTTCAGTTATGTCCATCTCGAGCCGACAGTCTGACCCCTGAAGCCATCCGGGAAGCGGATGACGCGCTTGCCTCGGGGCATCCAGCTTCCTCTTATGAGCTCATCAGGGGATATGTTCCTCATGCAAACGACGCTGAGGAAACTGCCGGGACGTATTTCATGATGGGCAAGATCCTCCGAAGACTGAACCGGAACGTTGATGCCGGCTACGCTTTTCACAGGGCCGGTATTGTCTCTTTTCCATCGTCGTCCAGGGAAAGTGCGATTTTTGAAAGCGCTCTTTCATGGTTCAGGGCGGGACAATATGAAAAGACTATTTCGGAGCTCCAAACACTGGGAAGGCTCTTTCCGAAAAGCAGCCTGACCGGGGAGGCCTTGTTCTGGCAGGGAGAGGCAAACTACCGGCTTGGCCGGCTTGCAGAGGCAGAGGACTGCTACAAAAAGGCAGCGAACAAGGTATCCGGTGAAACAGCGAGCTATGCTTTCTACGGAATTGCCAGATGCCTTGTGGAGACCGCGAGAATCGATGAGGGTATTGAGACCTTTCAGCGGTTGCTCGAATCATCCCCTCCTGACTCTCTCCGAAGATTTGCTGTCTTCGAGCTCGGAGTTCTTAACTACTATCAAGGAAGAAATGAAGAATCCAAGAAATGGTTTGAGCTTGTTCTGACCGGGAACGAGTCTGCGGAAACGGCTGCAAGGGCCCATCTTTTTCTTGGTGAGCTTGCCCTGAAGGCGAAAGCCCCGGGAGAGGCCTCGTACCATCTCAAGAAGTCTCTGGAAGGCGAAACTGATCAAACTCTGAGAAACTGGGCGCTCTATGACCTCGGGTGGGCGGCGCTTTCATCGGACGAGCCCGGCGAGGCAATCTCATACCTCGGACAGCTTGATTCAAACAGCCTCACTCAGGAAATGCGGAAGGCCTCACTTTATACTCTCGCAGTCTGTTACTCAGGCCTCCACCGGTATGCGGATGCAATCTCCACACTGAAGGAGCTTCTCTCAGACAAGACAAAGGGAAAGTGGAATGAGCTTGGCTATTTCACCCTTGCATGCAACTACCTCCTGGTGGGTGAGCTATCACGCTCTGTCCAGGCGCTGAATACGCTTCGTAAGAATTACCCTGATAGCGAGCTTAAGTCCCAGGCCGAGTTTCTGACTGGAGACGTTCTGTACAAGGAGAAGAGGTATTCCGAGGCGATAGAGGCCTACAAGAGGAGAGTGTACTCGCAGAAAGAGTTCCTTCGTGACGGAGCGCTTTTGAAGATTGGATTTGCAAACTTCAGACTCAGGAATTTCCTCGGCGCAAGGGATTCGTGGAGAGAACTACTTCAGGAGTTTCCCCGGAGTGAATATGCGGATGAGACCAGTTTCTGGCTTGCAGAGGCGGAGTTCAGACTTGGAAGCTACGGAGAATCCCTGAAACTGTTTGACGGAATTCACCGGAGGAATCCATCGGGCGATCGGGCTTTTGAAGCTCTCTACGGAGCAGCATGGTCGAGCTATCAGATGAGGGACTTCAGGCAGGCTCTGTGGAGTTTCAAAAAGGCGCTTGATGACTATCCGTCCTCCGGGAAGAGGGACGACATACAGTTCAGGATAGCCAACTGCTACTACAGTCTGAGAGACAGGGACAAGGCCGTCGAAGCCTACGAGCTGCTCATAAGACAATATCCCGAGAGCAAGTTTGCAGATGAGGCGCTTCTCTACGTCGGGATCTCTTACTACAGGGATGAAAGGTTCGATGATGCAATCCGCACATTCCTGAAATTTTCTCTCCGGGAAAAGTCAGGCCCGCTCAAACACGATGCTTCATTCTGGACTGCGGAATCATACTCCCGAAAGGGTGAGTACGATAGCGCCGCAGTCCTGTTCAAGAAACTCTCAGAGACGCCTTTGGTGCCGGATAGTCTGGCCGCGACCGCCAGGCTCAGGCTTGCAGATGCTCTCTTCAATGCAGGCAAGGCGTCTCAGGCGGAGCCAATCTACAGGGAGGTAATTCGCGGAAAGGGGCCGCTTGAGGTAATGGAAGCGGCTTACTACGGGCTCATTCGCTCGCTCGAAGCCCTGGGATATAAAGACGAATCGCGAAGAGTGTCGGGCGAGCTTTCCGAGAAATTCCCTGCCAGTTCAAAGGGAGCGGAGTTTCTGCTCAAGTCCGGAGAGGCAGACATGCGGGCGGGGAACTACCAGGGCGCCCTACTGAGTCTCGAGAAGGTCGCCAAGACCACCCCGTCTCAGGACGTTTTCTTCCGGACGCTTCTGCTGATCGGGAAATCAAACTTTGCTCTTGGGATGTATGACAAGGCGCTGGAGAGTCATGACAAAGCCCTTTCGAGCGACGACAAGTACATAAAATCATCAGCCCATCTTGGCGCCGGGCTCACGTACCACAAGATGGGAAACCCGGGCCGCGCAGTGTCTGAATTTGAGCAGTCCATTGCCTTCGCGCCAAACTCTGAAGCTGGGATAAATGCAAGATTCAACATGGGGAAGGCGTATCTCGAACTTGGAGATACGGTGAAGGCGGAAAACACCTGGCAGGAATTCCTTCTGAACTGGAGAAGAGAAACGGAGCTCACCGGAGAGATTAACTTCTGGCTTGGTCTTATTCATAGAGCAAAGAGGGATTATGAGACCGCGCTGGAAAATTTCAGCAAGGCGGTGCAGAATCTTGCTTCCGAGAGAGGCGCAGAGGCACAGTACTGGAAAGGGCAGTGCTGCTTCGATCTCAAGGATTTCAGAAAGGCCATCGTCGAATACAGAAAGGTGTCGGAACTATTTCCCGGCTATGCCCTCTGGGGTGTTGCCGCAAGGTTCAAAGTCGGCGAATGTTACGAAGAACTCGGCATGTGGAAGGAAGCGAAGGATGAGTATGCACTCATTGCCAGGGACGCGAAGGACGGGACGTCGATACAAGATGCAAGGGAACGGGTAAAGTGGATCGAAGAGAAACAAAAGTGA
- a CDS encoding HIT domain-containing protein has protein sequence MKRMWAEWRMSYMQSGQSKGCLFCNTIKMGDRDAFVLERTEHSFMMLNAFPYNSGHVMVAPSRHVRYLHGLREEELLDLTRLVAKGEKALRSAYKPQGLNIGMNLGKCAGAGVPGHLHVHIVPRWDADTNFMPVIGETKVMPESLPSTMRRIKAALRKIGGPGARKKRGRK, from the coding sequence ATGAAAAGAATGTGGGCTGAGTGGCGGATGTCGTACATGCAATCCGGCCAGAGCAAGGGGTGCCTCTTCTGCAATACGATAAAGATGGGAGATAGGGATGCTTTCGTGCTCGAGAGAACTGAGCACTCGTTTATGATGCTGAATGCTTTTCCTTACAATTCCGGTCACGTGATGGTGGCACCGTCAAGGCACGTGCGATATCTGCACGGGTTGAGAGAGGAAGAGCTGTTGGATCTCACGCGGCTGGTGGCGAAGGGTGAGAAGGCCCTGAGGTCTGCTTACAAACCTCAGGGACTCAACATTGGAATGAACTTGGGAAAATGCGCCGGGGCAGGGGTGCCGGGACATCTCCACGTTCACATTGTCCCAAGATGGGACGCCGACACGAATTTCATGCCTGTCATAGGCGAAACGAAAGTGATGCCGGAGAGTCTTCCATCCACCATGAGAAGAATCAAGGCAGCTCTCAGAAAAATCGGAGGGCCGGGTGCGAGGAAAAAGAGGGGGCGGAAATAG